The window AAGCAAAGGATTTCCCGAAGAATAGGAGTATGGATTTTCGTACCATCTGAAAGGATTAAGATTGCTCATATTTGGGCGATTAATTCTTCTTGAATAAGAAAGGCTGAAAACATTTTTATCTTTTTTATAAGACACGAAAGCCGATGGAAACCACTGTCCGTAACTGTATTTGTTTTCTGAATTGGTTGAAGGAGTAAGACTTTGCGCCTGAGTGTTTTCATAACGAAGTCCTACTTTAGTTTCCCAGTGCTCACCGAAACTTTTGGCATAACTAAAATAAGCAGCATAGTTTTCTTCACGATATTTAAATAAATTGGCTCTTTGAAAATCCGGAATATATTGATTGTTGATGATGTTAAAGTATTGCAGATCAGTAGCGTTTTTAAACTGATTAAATTTAAGCCCAGTTTCAATGGTGCCAAAAGAAAATGGAAGTTCTAGGTCTCCTTGCAAGGAAAAAACCTGTGGCTGAACAATCGATTTTGTATTGACATATTGTATTGAATTATCACTCAATTTCAATGTTGAAAAGTTAACGTCTGTATCAGAATTATTCTTAAAAAAGTTTCCTGCAAAACTCAATTTTTTTCCCAACGAATCTAATTTGAGATCATAATAAGCACTCAAAGTATGAGTTGGAGTTTTTTCGCGATGATAAGTCTTTGTTAAAAGGTTTTCTACAGATAAGCCGGTATCTACATTTCTTGTTTCGTTTATAATATCCATCCCAGATTTCTGATGAGCATAGATGTATTCCATTCCGATTTCAGAGTTTTTATTGATTTTGTACGAAAGATTTAGGTTAGGTGTCAGTTCTTTCCACATATCTTTTCTTACAGAGCGGCTGTAGTTTTGGGTAGCACCTAAAATACTGTAGTTTTCTTCTGAACGCTTTGCTCCGTCTGCATAAGTTGTTTTTAATGACAGGCTAAGCTTTTCAGTTTGATAATTCAATGCTCCTGTTGAATTTCCTCCTGAGTACGTTCTTTGGTTCAATCCTGTATTTACTGAGCCACTCCAGCCTAAGTTTGGATTTTTTTTAAGGATAATATTAATCAATCCACTGTTTCCCTGAGCTTCATATTTTGCGGGTGGAGTAGTGATTACTTCTATTTTAGCGATATTCTCCGAGCGTATGGTTTTAAGATAATTAATAAGATTAGCTCCTGAAAGATTCAGCATTCTTCCGTTAACCATTACATTCACACTGCTTTTTCCTGTAATAGAAATGCTTCCCAAATTATCGTCTACTTTCAACATCGGAACATTGGCCAATGTTTCCGAACCATCCATTCCCTGGGAAGCTACAGAAGCTTCCACATTGAAAATAAGACGATCAGCTTTTCTTTCGAGAAGAAGTTTTTTCTTGCCATTAATGGTTACAGATTCTATAGTTTTCAGTTGTAAACTATCTTGTTTTTGGGCAAAAGAAGAGAGATATAAGAATGAAGCTGCAATAATGAATGTCTTTTTCATAATGAATGAATGGTTTAGATAGATGAGGTAAGAAGATTATTTTTTTGAGTCTAAAGATGAAAATTCAACGTAATCATATTCCGGGGACATCGTAAAAAGTTGTCTGAAAACTGTAGCATGACCGTTCCCTGCGATCACTAAAATTCTGTCTTCTGCATTTTTAGGAATCTCCTGTATTTTTCTGAACATTCTAAGATTTCTGTTATACCAGTATAAAGCAAGCAAATCTGCGCCGTCATGTTCTCTCAATTTGAAATCTCCGGTTAAATACGCTCCGTATTCGTATTGATGATATTCTTTGCTGTTCATGTATTTGAACATATCAAGAAGTGATTTAAAGTTTTTTCGCTCAGTATTCTTAATAAAAGTGTTATACTGTTGAGAGATACGGTCGTTATTTAAAAAATCGTAATCTTTAAGCATATCTTTAAAATATAATGAGTCTGTCTTGCCAAATTTTTCTACAAATTCATCCAACATCGAATTCGCATCAATACTGTGTAGTTCGTTAATTTTAAGTTCTGTTGTTCACTACATGACAAAAATTTGCAAAATCTGTTGAAAGTTCTTTCTGTAAGGGTTTTGTAAGATTTCCGACACAAACTCTAAGCCATATTTGAACACCGACTTTGCTCTATGACCGTGCTTTTTTATAGGGATCGCTTTCACGCTTCTGTCCAAATAATCTCCTATTTTGTAACACCAAAGAAAAGCGATCATAACCAGGCATAGTAATTTTTCTATCCGCTCTAAGTCTTGTAAATGCGTGTTTTCTATATCAAAACCACTGGATTTCATTGCTTTGAAACAGGTCTCAATTTGCCATCTTTCTTTGTAATTTAATAACGATTGTTCATTTTTATTATAACTGATAATGATGAGTAATTCCGGTTTTTCACCTCTTTTTTGGGTTAAAGTTGCAGATAAATAACAATATTCACCGTTAATCTTTACGATTTTTGGATAATGGATGACTTGCCCTACTTTTAACCCGTTAAAAAGCCAACTTACAGGAACTGTACTGTTTTTATGGGGCAAAAATACCTTAAAATTGTTTCGAATGCGGATGTAATAGCGTAGTTTTTGCTCGTTCAAAAACTTAATCCATTCTTCTCCCACAAACTCTCTGTCTGCTAAAATACAGTCGATACATTTTTTTCCAAAAAAGCCTAAAAACCGCTTTATTAAAGCAATTCTTTCTTGTGAATTCGAATTACCTTGTTTATCCAACATCATGAAGAGCAATGGAAAAGCAACGTTTCGATAGGTGATTCCCAGCATGAAAATATTGATATTTTGTTTCCCAAACTTCCAATTGGTGCGGTCTATAACGAGTTTTAAGTTTGTTTTTTCCGGGAGTAATCCAAAAATAATTTTAGCAATTAAATCGCTGCATAAGTCAAAATCTGCGATAAACCGTTGCAGTCTGCGAAGGGAAGAATCTGCTTTGCCATTGCTTTCAAAAGCCAAGGCTAGTTTGTGAAAACTCACCGTTTGTACTTTGCAAAGAGCCAAAATACACATCGAAATGAGTTGTAATCTTGCTTTATTAATTTTAGCATTATTTTTTTCGAGATTATCTTTTAAAACTGCAGATAATTGGCTACTTTTATCCCCTTGACTGGTTTTCTTTTTATTAGTAAAATGCGTTGTAAACATTTATTAATTTACTGAAAATCAGTCTTTCATGCAAATTTACAGCTGTTTAATTTGCTGATTTTTAATAGGTTGTGATTTTTGTCATGTATTAAAGTTCTGTTGCGATACGCATTGCAAGCTGGTAACGCTCATCCCTTTGATCTCTGTGTTTTCCTTCTTTATATTCTTTTAATTTTTCATTGGCTTTCCAATCTGGCCAGGCTTCAATCGCAATTTTTGTAGGCTTAAATTTTTTGATGTAATTGATTAATTCTGTTACTTCAGCAGCTGTCTTAGGTTCTAAAACATCTACCTGATTACTTTTTTCTGTTTTATGGGCATCTTGATTGGGATAATCAAAATGAAATGAGCCAACAATCAAAACTTTGTTTTTAGAATCAGGGAAATATTCTGAAGGTTTTTTCTGCCCGAATAAATAGGTTGATAAGGCTAATAGAGTTATTAATAAGTATGGTTTCATGATAATTGTTTTAAATATTTTTGACAAATTTATATCTCACAGTAATGTGTTAAAACAGCGTTTCGACCAACTGCCAGATATCTCAGTTTAAAATATTTTCATCGGAAAAAAAGCGGTGTTTGTAGATTTGAAAGTTTTAGATTGGCAATTGTGTTTATTTTTGGTAGATGAAAAATATAATCCTTCTTTTAAGTCTTTTTTTTATGCAATCCTTTGGTAATCATAGGGTAGATGTTTGGAAGACAATTACAATCGCTCCAAACGAAAGCATTACTATTAATAAAGTAAAAGCACCTGTGACCTTAGAGATAAAAAATCTTTCAGATGAAAAGATTAGTTTAGTTTCTGTACTTGATATACCTAATGAAATATCAGGTAAATCTGAATTCAAGTACCGATTACCAAAAAAAGGGACTTTGAAATTAGAAAACAGAAATACAAAATCGGTTTCAATATATTTGCATTATTCCTCTTCTCAGGCAATCATAGTTAACGACAAAGAATTAAAATGAAAAAAAAGCAAGTTATCCTTTTGCATCTTTTATATTGGTTATTTTTTATTTATTACCAATTTAGATTTGCATTTGTACTGAAAGAATCAAATGTGGAACTTCAAAGTTATATTTTAAGTTATTCTTTTCTATTGGTTAATCTATTAACTTTTTATGCTAATTATTTTATTTTTATGCCTTGGGTATATAAGAAGCAGAAAATGTATGCTATCATTGGTGGAATTATCAGCATATTTTTATTTTTCGGTTTGTTAAGGTATTCTATTGAAGAGATGTTATTTCCTATTTTATTTGGTTTCAGAAATTATCATGAGAAGACAACTTTAGTGTATTATTTTTATGATAACGTTTTCTTTGGTTATACGACTATTTTTGTGGCTACTTTAATTTGGTTATTGAATAACGCATTGAAAACAGAAAGAGAAAAGCGTAAATTAATTGAAGAACATAAAAACTCACAGCTTCAAGCTTTAAAAACCCAAATCAATCCACATTTTATTTTTAATACTCTGAATAATATTTATTCTTTAGTCTATCAAAATTCAGATAAAGCTTTGCCGGCAATTGAAGAATTAGGGCAATTATTACGGTACAGCACAAAAGATCTTGAGAAAGATTTTATTACTTTAGATAAAGAAATTGGTTATCTGGACAGTTTAATTGAATTAGAGAAACTCAGAATTAAAAATCCAGAATTATTAATTGTTGAAAAAAAGTTGATTCATCCGAAACTGAATATTTCGCCAATGCTTTTAGTTCCTTTCGTTGAAAATGCTTTTAAACACGGAGATTTCAGAAACAAAGGTTTTGATATGAAAATTTCAGATAACAATAAAGTTCTGCATTTTTATCTTTTAAACTTTAAAAAAGAGAAAATGAAAGACTCGGTTTCCGGAATCGGAATTGAAAATGTTAAAAAACGTCTTGAAATTTTATATCCTAAAAAATACGAGTTGAATATGATTGAAACGGAAACCAATTTTACCGTAGATTTAAAGATTGATTTGAAGAATGAAGAAAATTAAATGCATTATTGTTGATGACGAACCGCTCGCAGTATCACTCCTCGGAAGTTATGTAGAGAAAATTCCTTTTCTTGAACTTGTTTTTTCTACTGAAAATCCTATTGAAGCTTTAGAATTTATTCAGAAGAACGATGCAGATCTTGTCTTCTTAGATATTCAAATGCCGGAATTAACAGGGATTAATTTCATGAAAATTGTCGGTGACAAAATGAAATATATTTTGACTACGGCTTATTCAGAATATGCTTTAGAAGGATATGAGCACAATGTTGTTGATTATCTTTTAAAACCAATTTCTTTTGACCGTTTTAACAAAAGTGTTATGAAGGCTCAGGAACGTTTTCCTGTAGCTGAAGCTAGTGAAACCGGACATTTTTTCGTGAAATCTTCCGGTCAGCAGCATCGCATTAATTTTGATGAAATTCTTTATGTGGAAAGCATTAAAGATTACGTCAACATTAAAACAGAAACTCAGGAATACATTGTTTTAGATACTTTAAAATCTCTCGAAAATCAGCTTCCGGCAAACTTTACAAGAATTCACAAATCTTTTATTTTAAATGTAGATAAAGTAAAAAGCTTAAGTTCAAAAAAAGTAATTTTGATTTCAGAACACGAAATTTCAGTGGGAGAAATGTATAAATCTAACCTTTTAGAAAGGCTGAAATAAAAAAGCAACTTCCATGGAAGTTGCTTTTCTGTATAATTAAAAACTAAATTTTAGTTTTCCTGTTGCTTAATCAAATTCAACGCAGAACCTGCTTTAAACCAATCAATTTGTTGAGTGTTATAAGTATGATTTGCAATAATGATGTCTTTCGTACCATCAGCATGTACAAATTCTAAAGTCAATTGTTTTCCTGGAGCAAACTGATCAAGATCTAAGAAGTTAACCGTGTCGTCTTCTAAAATTTTATCATAATCAGATTCATTGGCAAATGTAATTCCTAACATCCCTTGTTTTTTAAGGTTCGTTTCATGAATTCTCGCAAATGATTTTACCAAAACGGCTTTTACACCAAGATGTCGAGGTTCCATTGCTGCGTGCTCTCTTGAAGAACCTTCACCGTAATTTTGATCTCCTACAACAATCGTAGGAACGCTTGCAGCTTTGTAAGCTCTTTGTACAGCCGGAACTTCTCCGTATTCACCGGTTAATTCATTCTTAACGTGGTTGGTTTCCATATTGTAAGCATTTACGGCTCCAATCAACATGTTATTTGAAATATTATCAAGATGACCTCTGTATTTCAACCACGGTCCTGCCATAGAAATATGGTCGGTGGTACATTTTCCGAAAGCTTTAATTAAAACTTTTGCTCCTGTAATATTTTTACCATCCCAAGCAGGAAATTCCTCCAATAACTGAAGCCTGTCTGAAGTAGGACTTACATTGACCTGAATGCCAGATCCGTCTGCAGAAGGTGCTTGATAGCCGTTATCATCTACAGCAAAGCCTTTTTCCGGTAACTCAAAACCTTTCGGTTCATCCAGTTTAATCTGTTCACCAGCTTCGTTGGTTAAAGTATCTGTGATTGGATTGAAATCTAACCTTCCGGAGATTGCTACTGCAGCAACCATTTCAGGAGAAGCTACAAAAGCATGGGTATTTGGGTTTCCGTCGGCTCTTTTCGCAAAGTTTCTGTTGAAAGAGTGAATAATCGAGTTTTTCTCACCTTTTTCAGAGCCTTCTCTGTCCCATTGTCCGATACAAGGTCCACAAGCATTGGTAAAGATTCTTGCATTTTCAAATTTTCTGAAAGAATCTAAGAATCCATCTCTTTCTGCCGTAAATTTCACCTGTTCAGAACCCGGATTAATACCTAAAATAGCTTTAGGTTTTACCCCTTTTGCAACAGCATCTTCCACAATAGAAGCTGCTCTTGATAAATCTTCATAAGAAGAGTTGGTGCAAGAACCAATTAATGCCCATTCTACTTCCAAAGGCCATCCGTTGGCTTCAGCTTTCGCTCTGAACTCAGAAACAGGAGTCGCTAAATCGGGAGTAAAAGGTCCGTTTAAATGAGGAGTTAATTCAGAAAGATTAATTTCTATTAATTGATCGAAATATTGTTCTGGATTTGCATACACTTCAGCATCACCTGTTAAATGTTCAGCAATTTTATCAGCGGCATCTACAACATCTTGTCTTCCAGTTGCAGCTAAATACCTTCTCATTGAATCATCATATCCAAACGTAGAAGTTGTTGCGCCAATTTCAGCACCCATGTTACAGATGGTTCCTTTACCTGTTGCCGAAAGAGATTCTGCACCTTCTCCGAAATATTCTACGATACATCCCGTTCCTCCTTTTACGGTAAGAATTCCTGCTACTTTTAGAATAACATCTTTCGCGGAAGTCCAGCCAGACATTTTTCCGGTTAATTTTACACCGATCAATTTTGGCATTTTTAATTCCCATGCCATTCCTGCCATTACGTCTACTGCATCAGCTCCACCAACTCCGATGGCAACCATTCCTAAACCTCCTGCGTTTACCGTATGAGAGTCGGTTCCGACCATCATTCCTCCCGGAAATGCATAGTTTTCTAGAACAACTTGGTGGATGATTCCAGCTCCCGGCTTCCAGAAACCGATTCCGTATTTATCACAAACCGAACTTAAGAAGTTAAAAACTTCAGAGTTTTTATTAATTCCTTCCTGTAAATCTGCTTCTGCGCCAACTCTCGCCTGAATCAAGTGATCGGCATGAGCTGTTGAAGGAACGGCTACTTTGGCTTTTCCAGCCTGCATAAACTGTAAAAGTGCCATTTGCGCAGTAGCATCCTGCATTGCAACTCTATCCGGAGCGAAATCTACATAAGAATTTCCTCTTTCATATTCTTGTGTTGCGTTTCCTTCCCATAAGTGGGTGTAAAGGATTTTTTCTGAAAGTGTCAACGGTTTTCCTGTGATTTGTCTTGCCGCAGCAATTCTTTCAGGATAACGCTCGTACACTTTTTTAATCATGTCAATGTCGAAAGTCATATCTATTTTAATTTTTCTTTTCTAATAATTTTCCGGTATTTTAATTAAAACTAAAGCCAGAATTTTTTTCAATAAAGATTCATCAAATACTATTCCTACCATTCATAAAATAGGACTAATTAGATGAATAACTACTTTTTTTTATATCTATGAAGTTAAGAAAAATTAAATCTTGAATCATTGACATAGGTTAAAATAATTTAGGTTGCTCTTAAATGGAAAGATTCTAAACAAAAAAATGGAAGACTTCAAAAAGAAATCTTCCATTTATATTTAAAAAGCCTTTCGACTTTAACTTAAAATCTATTAGTGGCCAACAGTTACCAATTCTTTAATTGAAGGAACGAAAGTCGTCAAGTCGATACCTTCAACCGCAGCTTTGTATTCTTCAATGCTTGGAATTCTACCAATAATTGCAGACAATACAACTACCGGAGTAGAAGCCAATAAAGATTCTCCTTTTTTACGTTCAGAATCTTCAACTACTCTTCCTTGGAAAAGTCTTGTAGAAGTTGCCAAAACAGTATCTCCTTTTTCAGCTTTTTCCTGGTTACCCATACAAAGGTTACAACCTGGACGCTCTAGGTACATCATGTTTTCGTACTCTGTACGAGCTTCACCTTTCGGAGCATTATCATTAAATTCAAAACCTGAATATTTTTCTAACAACTCCCAGTCACCTTCAGCTTTTAATTCATCAATGATATTATAAGTTGGAGCAGCAACAACAAGTGGTGCATTGAATTCTACCTTACCATTTTTCTGTTCAATATTTCTCAACATCTGAGAAACGATTTTCAAATCGCCTTTGTGAACCATACAAGAACCTACGAAACCAAGGTCAACTTTTTTCTCACCTCCGTAGAAAGTAAGGTCTCTGATGGTATCGTGGGTATATCTTTTAGAAACGTCAGCATTGTTTACATCTGGGTCAGCAATCATTGGCTCAACGATAATGTCTAGGTCAACAACTACTTCTGCATAATATTTAGCATTAGCATCCGGAGTCAAAGCAGGTTTGTCACCCGTTCTGATTTCTTCGATTCTCTTGTTTGCTTTGTTAATTAGACCTTGAAGAACGTGATTATGATTATCCATTCCTTTGTTAATCATAATCTGGATTCTGCTTTTTGCAATTTCCAATGATTCAATCAAAGTATCGTCTTCAGAAATACAGATTGAAGCTTTCGCTTTCATTTCTGCAGTCCAGTCTGTGAATGTAAATGCTTGGTCAGCTGGAAGTGTTCCGATGTGAACCTCGATAATTCTACCCTGGAAAACATTTTCACCGTCAAATTGCTTCAACATCTGAGCCTGAGTTGCGTGAACGACGTCACGGAAATCCATATGCTCTTTCATATCACCTTTGAAAGTCACTTTTACAGATTCAGGAATCGGCATTGAAGCTTCACCAGTTGCTAAAGCAAGCGCTACAGTTCCAGAGTCAGCTCCGAAAGCAACACCTTTAGACATTCTTGTGTGTGAATCACCTCCGATGATGATTGCCCATTCGTCAACCGTAATATCGTTAAGAACTTTGTGAATAACGTCTGTCATTGCGTGATATTCACCTTTCGGGTCACGAGCTGTGATTACTCCGAAATCGTTCATAAATTTCATTAATTTAGGAATATTAGCCTGCGCTTTTTTATCCCAAACTGAAGCAGTATGACAACCTGACTGATAAGCTCCGTCAACAATTGGAGAAATTACAGTCGCTGCCATAGATTCTAATTCCTGAGAAGTCATCAAACCTGTCGTATCCTGAGAACCAACAATGTTTACTTCTACACGAACGTCTGAACCTGCGTGTAATAATTTACCATCAGTAACACCCACTGCATTTCTGTTGAAGATTTTTTCAACAGCAGTCAAACCTTGTCCTTCAATAGAAATTTCTTTTGAAGGAGCAAAAACTAGAGGAGCTGTAATTCCTAAAGTTTTAGCAGCAAACGTCTGAATTTTTTTACCGAAAACGATGGCGTAAGAGCCACCAGCTTTGATAAATTCTAATTTTTGAGGAGTAAATGATTTTGAAATATCTTTCAATTCAACATCTCCGTTGTATAATTTCTTTTCTTTAGTATTGATTGTCAAAACTGTTCCTGTAGCGATAGAATATTTTTCTTCTAAAACAATATCACCATTTTCGTTACGAACAGGGTTTCCGTTTTCGTCTGTTTTCTTAACCCAGTTTTGAAGGTCGATTCCGATACCTCCAGTTACGTCAACTGTTGTTAAGAAAATAGGAGAAATACCGTTTGTTCCCGCTACAATCGGAGCGATGTTTACGAAAGGTACGTAAGGACTTGCTTGTTTCCCAGTCCAAAGTGCAACGTTGTTTACACCAGACATACGAGAAGAACCAACACCCATTGTTCCTTTTTCTGCGATAAGCATTACGCTTGCATCAGGATGTTGAGCTTGAAGCATTTTGATTTCGTCCTGAGCTTCAGGTGTAATCATACATTTCCCGTGAAGTTCTCTGTCTGAACGAGAGTGTGCCTGATTTCCTGGAGACAGTAAATCGGTAGAAATATCACCTTCAC is drawn from Chryseobacterium muglaense and contains these coding sequences:
- a CDS encoding aconitate hydratase; translated protein: MTFDIDMIKKVYERYPERIAAARQITGKPLTLSEKILYTHLWEGNATQEYERGNSYVDFAPDRVAMQDATAQMALLQFMQAGKAKVAVPSTAHADHLIQARVGAEADLQEGINKNSEVFNFLSSVCDKYGIGFWKPGAGIIHQVVLENYAFPGGMMVGTDSHTVNAGGLGMVAIGVGGADAVDVMAGMAWELKMPKLIGVKLTGKMSGWTSAKDVILKVAGILTVKGGTGCIVEYFGEGAESLSATGKGTICNMGAEIGATTSTFGYDDSMRRYLAATGRQDVVDAADKIAEHLTGDAEVYANPEQYFDQLIEINLSELTPHLNGPFTPDLATPVSEFRAKAEANGWPLEVEWALIGSCTNSSYEDLSRAASIVEDAVAKGVKPKAILGINPGSEQVKFTAERDGFLDSFRKFENARIFTNACGPCIGQWDREGSEKGEKNSIIHSFNRNFAKRADGNPNTHAFVASPEMVAAVAISGRLDFNPITDTLTNEAGEQIKLDEPKGFELPEKGFAVDDNGYQAPSADGSGIQVNVSPTSDRLQLLEEFPAWDGKNITGAKVLIKAFGKCTTDHISMAGPWLKYRGHLDNISNNMLIGAVNAYNMETNHVKNELTGEYGEVPAVQRAYKAASVPTIVVGDQNYGEGSSREHAAMEPRHLGVKAVLVKSFARIHETNLKKQGMLGITFANESDYDKILEDDTVNFLDLDQFAPGKQLTLEFVHADGTKDIIIANHTYNTQQIDWFKAGSALNLIKQQEN
- a CDS encoding IS4 family transposase; amino-acid sequence: MFTTHFTNKKKTSQGDKSSQLSAVLKDNLEKNNAKINKARLQLISMCILALCKVQTVSFHKLALAFESNGKADSSLRRLQRFIADFDLCSDLIAKIIFGLLPEKTNLKLVIDRTNWKFGKQNINIFMLGITYRNVAFPLLFMMLDKQGNSNSQERIALIKRFLGFFGKKCIDCILADREFVGEEWIKFLNEQKLRYYIRIRNNFKVFLPHKNSTVPVSWLFNGLKVGQVIHYPKIVKINGEYCYLSATLTQKRGEKPELLIIISYNKNEQSLLNYKERWQIETCFKAMKSSGFDIENTHLQDLERIEKLLCLVMIAFLWCYKIGDYLDRSVKAIPIKKHGHRAKSVFKYGLEFVSEILQNPYRKNFQQILQIFVM
- a CDS encoding TonB-dependent receptor domain-containing protein, whose translation is MKKTFIIAASFLYLSSFAQKQDSLQLKTIESVTINGKKKLLLERKADRLIFNVEASVASQGMDGSETLANVPMLKVDDNLGSISITGKSSVNVMVNGRMLNLSGANLINYLKTIRSENIAKIEVITTPPAKYEAQGNSGLINIILKKNPNLGWSGSVNTGLNQRTYSGGNSTGALNYQTEKLSLSLKTTYADGAKRSEENYSILGATQNYSRSVRKDMWKELTPNLNLSYKINKNSEIGMEYIYAHQKSGMDIINETRNVDTGLSVENLLTKTYHREKTPTHTLSAYYDLKLDSLGKKLSFAGNFFKNNSDTDVNFSTLKLSDNSIQYVNTKSIVQPQVFSLQGDLELPFSFGTIETGLKFNQFKNATDLQYFNIINNQYIPDFQRANLFKYREENYAAYFSYAKSFGEHWETKVGLRYENTQAQSLTPSTNSENKYSYGQWFPSAFVSYKKDKNVFSLSYSRRINRPNMSNLNPFRWYENPYSYSSGNPLLKPSYINNLELGYTYNSKFSASIYYLKLKNGFGQVSLIDGLSQIGTYLNYYNNDFYGFNASYTDKLFKFWETSLSLNGSLTNSKVFNIEAEAQNGYSVSYSINNTFTINKNKTVFFFLNYSQDLPYKNVNSYFHNFSNLTSGIKVSLMEKQLQINATVTNIFAQKYRGDMYFKDNSQHFNNYWDGRSFRLNVNYTLGNNKKKRSTKSISFEEKDRAQ
- a CDS encoding LytR/AlgR family response regulator transcription factor, which produces MKKIKCIIVDDEPLAVSLLGSYVEKIPFLELVFSTENPIEALEFIQKNDADLVFLDIQMPELTGINFMKIVGDKMKYILTTAYSEYALEGYEHNVVDYLLKPISFDRFNKSVMKAQERFPVAEASETGHFFVKSSGQQHRINFDEILYVESIKDYVNIKTETQEYIVLDTLKSLENQLPANFTRIHKSFILNVDKVKSLSSKKVILISEHEISVGEMYKSNLLERLK
- a CDS encoding bifunctional aconitate hydratase 2/2-methylisocitrate dehydratase yields the protein MNIYQDYIQEIEERKNQGLHPKPIDGADLLSAIIEQIKDTANEYRADSLKFFIYNTLPGTTSAAGVKAKFLKEIILGESVVEEITPAYAFELLSHMKGGPSIEVLLDLALGNDEATAKPAAEVLKTQVYLYDADTARLKAAFEAGNVIAKDILESYAQAEFFTKLPEVAEEIKVVTFIAGEGDISTDLLSPGNQAHSRSDRELHGKCMITPEAQDEIKMLQAQHPDASVMLIAEKGTMGVGSSRMSGVNNVALWTGKQASPYVPFVNIAPIVAGTNGISPIFLTTVDVTGGIGIDLQNWVKKTDENGNPVRNENGDIVLEEKYSIATGTVLTINTKEKKLYNGDVELKDISKSFTPQKLEFIKAGGSYAIVFGKKIQTFAAKTLGITAPLVFAPSKEISIEGQGLTAVEKIFNRNAVGVTDGKLLHAGSDVRVEVNIVGSQDTTGLMTSQELESMAATVISPIVDGAYQSGCHTASVWDKKAQANIPKLMKFMNDFGVITARDPKGEYHAMTDVIHKVLNDITVDEWAIIIGGDSHTRMSKGVAFGADSGTVALALATGEASMPIPESVKVTFKGDMKEHMDFRDVVHATQAQMLKQFDGENVFQGRIIEVHIGTLPADQAFTFTDWTAEMKAKASICISEDDTLIESLEIAKSRIQIMINKGMDNHNHVLQGLINKANKRIEEIRTGDKPALTPDANAKYYAEVVVDLDIIVEPMIADPDVNNADVSKRYTHDTIRDLTFYGGEKKVDLGFVGSCMVHKGDLKIVSQMLRNIEQKNGKVEFNAPLVVAAPTYNIIDELKAEGDWELLEKYSGFEFNDNAPKGEARTEYENMMYLERPGCNLCMGNQEKAEKGDTVLATSTRLFQGRVVEDSERKKGESLLASTPVVVLSAIIGRIPSIEEYKAAVEGIDLTTFVPSIKELVTVGH
- a CDS encoding DUF5694 domain-containing protein codes for the protein MNELHSIDANSMLDEFVEKFGKTDSLYFKDMLKDYDFLNNDRISQQYNTFIKNTERKNFKSLLDMFKYMNSKEYHQYEYGAYLTGDFKLREHDGADLLALYWYNRNLRMFRKIQEIPKNAEDRILVIAGNGHATVFRQLFTMSPEYDYVEFSSLDSKK
- a CDS encoding sensor histidine kinase, which encodes MKKKQVILLHLLYWLFFIYYQFRFAFVLKESNVELQSYILSYSFLLVNLLTFYANYFIFMPWVYKKQKMYAIIGGIISIFLFFGLLRYSIEEMLFPILFGFRNYHEKTTLVYYFYDNVFFGYTTIFVATLIWLLNNALKTEREKRKLIEEHKNSQLQALKTQINPHFIFNTLNNIYSLVYQNSDKALPAIEELGQLLRYSTKDLEKDFITLDKEIGYLDSLIELEKLRIKNPELLIVEKKLIHPKLNISPMLLVPFVENAFKHGDFRNKGFDMKISDNNKVLHFYLLNFKKEKMKDSVSGIGIENVKKRLEILYPKKYELNMIETETNFTVDLKIDLKNEEN